From a single Candidatus Poribacteria bacterium genomic region:
- a CDS encoding putative DNA binding domain-containing protein, with amino-acid sequence MPTPKEVFDNPLQYLDFLKSADFEGQYFERKEVRIDTNNQINTLKDKIKQCISAFANRNREGGILVLGITDEGNIKGTQHVDESTMNSILQVIRDLNNHATQVQDLELPNSNGRQLHILYTPWTPNAICGTVGDFPKAWKRAGAQNLALTEPDREHLKREKRIVDFETSYCCPYDPDELDIKVVEEFKKAYLEAAGAEYDYTTEEILHRAGALIKEKRGYAFTNAGFLFFSSNPRRLFASAYVRVLRFEVDVEESRDRGATTFDKDFDGALPNIIRKLQTFFKDSALFRTMIRRSSHGGFIEDPEYPLLAVDEALINAVIHRDYGATTAIHSIAYRNGLVVENPGGIPQPVPQHFSLSDTVLDSVLRNQRIAEWMRLLKDERGQPLVRALREGTRRMLQEMEKVGLPAPHYETTFVKTSVTLYNRFEERLEPHAYTRTKETRDNTLATSSEQGSVKKALRSIGERLAKIE; translated from the coding sequence ATGCCAACACCAAAAGAAGTCTTTGATAATCCTCTGCAGTATCTTGATTTCCTTAAGTCTGCTGATTTTGAAGGGCAGTATTTTGAACGTAAAGAAGTTCGCATTGATACCAACAATCAAATCAATACACTGAAGGACAAAATCAAACAGTGTATTTCCGCCTTCGCGAATCGAAACAGAGAAGGTGGGATCTTAGTGCTTGGGATCACAGATGAGGGGAATATCAAAGGCACACAGCATGTTGATGAATCGACGATGAATAGTATCTTGCAAGTTATCCGGGATTTAAATAACCACGCGACACAGGTGCAAGACCTGGAATTACCAAATTCAAACGGAAGACAATTACATATTCTTTATACCCCATGGACACCGAATGCAATTTGTGGAACGGTTGGCGATTTTCCAAAAGCATGGAAAAGGGCTGGGGCACAAAACCTTGCCTTGACGGAACCAGATAGGGAGCATCTTAAACGGGAAAAAAGAATAGTTGATTTTGAAACATCCTACTGCTGCCCCTATGATCCCGATGAACTTGATATAAAAGTGGTCGAAGAGTTTAAGAAGGCTTACCTTGAAGCAGCAGGCGCGGAGTACGATTATACAACAGAAGAGATTTTGCACCGAGCCGGTGCACTGATAAAAGAGAAAAGGGGATATGCATTTACAAACGCAGGTTTTCTGTTTTTTTCTTCAAACCCTCGGAGGCTTTTTGCAAGTGCGTATGTAAGAGTACTACGCTTTGAAGTGGATGTGGAGGAGTCTCGAGACCGAGGCGCGACAACTTTTGATAAAGATTTCGATGGAGCACTTCCAAACATTATCCGTAAACTTCAAACCTTTTTCAAAGATTCGGCTCTTTTTCGGACGATGATAAGGCGAAGCTCTCATGGAGGATTCATTGAGGACCCTGAGTATCCACTCTTGGCAGTTGATGAAGCCCTTATAAACGCTGTTATTCATAGAGACTATGGGGCTACCACAGCGATTCACAGTATCGCGTACCGGAATGGTCTGGTCGTGGAAAATCCAGGCGGCATTCCTCAACCGGTTCCACAGCACTTCAGCCTTTCGGATACAGTCCTTGATTCTGTTCTGCGTAATCAGAGAATTGCCGAGTGGATGCGTCTTTTGAAAGATGAACGCGGACAGCCTTTGGTGCGCGCCTTGAGAGAAGGCACGAGAAGAATGCTTCAAGAAATGGAAAAAGTAGGGCTACCAGCCCCACATTATGAAACGACTTTTGTGAAAACTTCTGTGACACTCTATAATCGTTTTGAAGAGAGACTGGAACCCCACGCATACACACGTACTAAAGAAACACGGGATAACACACTTGCAACATCTTCTGAACAAGGCAGCGTAAAGAAGGCACTGCGTTCTATCGGTGAACGTCTCGCCAAAATCGAATAA
- a CDS encoding LamG domain-containing protein translates to MRTLNWLILTTLIVTVYLTSVASAGLNDGLLIYLPFDDRSGQTAADESGNGNAAKLIEGAKWKPNGGKIGGAVALDGAGAAVEDAKGGDYINGLKAFSISVWVKSDSVGHDRGIVFGKDPAGGDDVFGFRYDAASWATKGGTNLVKGAITTTGGGQAYEGKSDVQTTDWQHLVFTWKSGEKLALYIDGELDDDPIHNDDGKQGEISGATKLIIGKGAKDNNGTSWPGLIDDLRIYDRALDVAEIEQLASGILAVEADGKLATTWAHLKHR, encoded by the coding sequence ATGAGAACCCTAAATTGGCTCATACTCACAACACTCATAGTGACTGTTTACCTGACATCGGTCGCAAGTGCTGGTCTGAATGACGGTTTACTGATCTATTTGCCTTTTGACGACCGTTCAGGACAAACTGCTGCTGATGAGAGCGGAAATGGCAACGCCGCTAAACTTATTGAGGGTGCCAAATGGAAACCGAATGGCGGTAAGATTGGCGGTGCTGTGGCACTTGATGGTGCGGGTGCTGCCGTTGAAGATGCGAAAGGTGGAGACTATATCAACGGACTTAAGGCTTTTAGCATTTCTGTTTGGGTAAAATCTGATTCCGTTGGACACGATAGAGGTATTGTCTTTGGTAAGGACCCTGCTGGCGGCGATGATGTTTTCGGATTCCGCTACGATGCCGCAAGTTGGGCAACGAAAGGTGGTACGAATCTCGTCAAGGGCGCAATTACGACAACGGGTGGCGGTCAAGCGTATGAGGGTAAAAGCGATGTGCAAACGACTGACTGGCAACACCTCGTTTTTACTTGGAAAAGTGGTGAAAAACTGGCACTCTATATTGATGGCGAGCTTGATGATGATCCTATACACAATGACGATGGTAAACAGGGAGAAATCTCTGGTGCCACCAAATTAATCATTGGTAAAGGGGCAAAGGATAATAATGGCACATCGTGGCCTGGACTCATAGACGACCTGCGCATCTATGACAGAGCACTTGATGTAGCAGAAATCGAGCAGTTGGCGAGCGGTATTCTCGCCGTCGAAGCGGACGGCAAGTTAGCAACCACTTGGGCACACCTTAAGCACAGATAA
- a CDS encoding Gfo/Idh/MocA family oxidoreductase, giving the protein MDKVKLGFIGTGGMAGAHMRNLKDNFEDVEFSAMCDISEDRAKARAEEYGGNAYTDYRVMYDKEDLDAVYICTPPFAHGEQERIACEQGIAMFIEKPIHSELEPAIIINEDVERSGVITSVGYHWRYGGNAQNAKAMLEEQPQILGALGYWIGGMPGTPWWRVRAQSGGQHVEQTTHIFDLARFLVGSDGKTVHGVAASGSMTHIENYDVDDISMVNIEFKNGAVANIVSSCAMEGFGRVHLEVFTRGLVVTVGGPNNVNRGGETEPLSGDGGADRDRVFIDAVKTGDASKILSPYSDALETLRIMLAASTSFCTGKAVDL; this is encoded by the coding sequence ATGGATAAAGTGAAACTCGGTTTTATCGGGACCGGCGGTATGGCAGGTGCCCACATGCGCAACCTCAAAGATAACTTTGAGGATGTCGAATTTTCTGCGATGTGCGATATTTCGGAAGACCGCGCCAAGGCCCGCGCCGAAGAGTATGGCGGAAACGCTTATACCGACTACCGTGTCATGTACGATAAAGAGGATTTGGACGCGGTTTATATCTGCACACCGCCCTTTGCACACGGCGAACAAGAACGCATCGCTTGTGAACAGGGCATCGCAATGTTTATTGAGAAACCGATTCATTCTGAACTCGAACCGGCAATTATCATCAACGAAGACGTTGAGCGGAGTGGGGTCATCACGAGCGTTGGTTACCATTGGCGTTATGGTGGCAACGCGCAGAATGCGAAGGCGATGCTTGAAGAACAGCCACAAATTCTCGGCGCACTCGGCTACTGGATCGGCGGTATGCCCGGTACGCCCTGGTGGCGGGTTCGCGCACAATCCGGCGGACAGCACGTCGAACAGACAACGCATATCTTTGATCTCGCACGGTTCCTCGTCGGTAGCGACGGTAAAACCGTACACGGTGTCGCCGCAAGTGGTAGCATGACGCACATCGAAAACTACGATGTAGACGACATCAGCATGGTGAACATTGAGTTTAAGAACGGCGCAGTCGCGAATATCGTCTCAAGTTGCGCCATGGAAGGCTTCGGTCGTGTCCATCTTGAAGTGTTCACCCGTGGACTCGTTGTCACCGTTGGCGGTCCGAATAACGTCAACCGAGGGGGCGAGACAGAACCGCTCTCCGGCGACGGTGGGGCAGACAGAGACCGGGTCTTTATTGATGCTGTAAAAACAGGTGACGCCTCTAAGATCCTATCGCCTTATAGCGACGCCTTAGAGACGCTCCGCATCATGCTCGCAGCAAGCACCTCCTTCTGCACCGGTAAGGCTGTTGATCTGTAA
- a CDS encoding CopD family protein, which translates to MDTMDIFSLLVLWIHVIAAVVWVGGNLILAMVIVPHFRQNLPPVERIRLLTQIGKRFEPVVWGCIGVLFFTGIVNIFFSVDITSASPISDAFMRTLLIKIGLFFVLIILTVLHSMIFAPRLAAAIEDLDPTLEELPPEIKPLRSQMSVISSLMGVVSLLILLAAVALRMGI; encoded by the coding sequence ATGGATACTATGGATATATTCTCTCTCTTGGTTCTCTGGATACACGTTATTGCCGCTGTTGTATGGGTCGGGGGTAACCTCATTTTAGCGATGGTGATTGTCCCGCACTTCAGACAGAACCTACCACCTGTCGAACGTATCAGACTCTTGACGCAGATTGGCAAACGCTTTGAGCCTGTTGTTTGGGGTTGTATCGGTGTGCTATTTTTTACCGGCATCGTTAACATCTTTTTCTCCGTTGACATCACTTCCGCAAGTCCAATCTCTGATGCGTTTATGCGAACCCTTCTCATCAAAATCGGACTTTTCTTCGTGTTGATTATCCTCACGGTCTTGCACAGTATGATTTTCGCACCCCGCTTGGCGGCAGCGATAGAGGATTTAGATCCGACACTTGAAGAGCTTCCACCCGAAATCAAGCCGCTCCGCTCGCAGATGTCAGTTATATCCAGTCTGATGGGTGTGGTTTCGTTGTTGATTCTGCTCGCTGCGGTTGCGCTCCGTATGGGGATTTGA
- a CDS encoding sugar phosphate isomerase/epimerase, translating to MGFKFGYSTLRWQQPDFEELLTQLKDAGWDGWEMRQSLDWVGTPQRIRQVCDNVDLPIAAITARGLPIDKNPEQMELNKRRIDFAAEVEADCFMFMGAGKPQDRPVDSSDLAALADVSEDWAEYAAQYGLDVCYHIHTNTTVDSIDDWAKYMSLLRKCKLCIDVSHSALWGYDPIASIRRYSDVLVYVHLQDYSGYTGGDDSSYDVDWVDVGAGNVMDFPGIMSTLAELNYDRWITACPGMVEDRSDEERMTVNREYLRQLGY from the coding sequence ATGGGTTTCAAATTTGGATATAGCACGTTACGCTGGCAACAACCTGATTTTGAAGAACTGTTGACGCAACTCAAGGACGCAGGTTGGGACGGTTGGGAGATGCGTCAATCCTTGGATTGGGTCGGAACACCGCAGCGGATCCGACAGGTCTGTGATAATGTTGATCTGCCTATCGCTGCGATTACAGCACGTGGGCTGCCGATCGACAAAAACCCGGAACAGATGGAACTCAATAAACGAAGGATTGATTTCGCAGCAGAAGTCGAAGCCGACTGTTTCATGTTCATGGGCGCAGGCAAACCGCAAGATCGTCCTGTTGATAGTTCCGACCTCGCAGCACTTGCCGATGTCTCCGAAGATTGGGCGGAATACGCTGCACAGTACGGATTGGATGTTTGTTACCATATCCACACGAACACCACCGTTGATTCGATTGACGACTGGGCGAAATATATGAGCCTGCTCCGGAAGTGCAAGTTATGCATAGACGTGTCGCATTCCGCACTCTGGGGCTATGATCCGATTGCGTCCATTCGGCGTTATAGCGATGTCCTCGTCTATGTCCACCTTCAAGATTATTCCGGCTACACTGGCGGAGATGATAGCTCATACGATGTGGATTGGGTTGATGTGGGTGCTGGAAATGTGATGGATTTTCCAGGCATCATGTCTACCTTAGCGGAACTCAATTATGATCGGTGGATTACGGCGTGCCCGGGTATGGTCGAGGACCGTTCAGATGAAGAACGGATGACAGTGAATCGGGAGTACTTGCGGCAATTGGGATACTAA
- a CDS encoding tetratricopeptide repeat protein yields MRHTCLICFLILLASVLVGWIGGWSRGMNTGHEAYLQGDYNAAQIAFQEATFQKPNNPVAYYNLGTVLYRSGRFGEAGQAFREALARHSGKTERTLNLAHIYYNLGNAEFKTGDLGRAIDAYRHSLRLNPQDTDAQHNLALALRLAQQQKDLAQQQRANKNAEPQTKPDDIGEAEALQLLKRFGKNENRLRQKLLQQQRKSGPRREKDW; encoded by the coding sequence ATGCGACATACATGCCTTATCTGCTTCTTAATTTTACTCGCTTCTGTGCTCGTCGGCTGGATCGGCGGTTGGTCGCGCGGGATGAACACCGGGCACGAGGCGTATCTGCAAGGAGACTATAACGCGGCACAAATCGCTTTTCAAGAGGCGACGTTTCAGAAGCCTAATAATCCGGTCGCTTATTATAATCTCGGCACTGTACTCTATAGAAGCGGTAGGTTTGGCGAAGCAGGACAGGCGTTTCGGGAAGCGTTGGCAAGGCACAGTGGAAAAACCGAGCGGACGCTAAATCTGGCACATATCTATTACAACTTGGGAAATGCCGAATTTAAAACCGGTGATCTCGGGCGCGCTATTGATGCTTACAGGCACTCGCTCCGTTTGAACCCACAGGATACTGATGCCCAACACAACCTTGCATTGGCGCTTCGACTCGCGCAACAACAAAAGGATTTAGCACAACAGCAGCGTGCGAATAAAAACGCGGAACCGCAAACTAAACCGGACGATATTGGCGAAGCGGAGGCACTTCAACTCCTCAAACGTTTTGGTAAGAATGAAAATAGGCTACGGCAAAAATTACTGCAGCAACAGCGCAAGAGCGGACCTCGACGTGAGAAGGATTGGTAA
- a CDS encoding formylglycine-generating enzyme family protein, translating to MKYENKIKFLTALFPILLLVFTISGDGEPPKVPEGMVLIPAGEFQMGSNDAEADASEKPVHTVYVDAFYMDVREVTNAEFKAFVAANPDWQKEAVVAKNRHIATYFPSWKGDSVLAGKDNEPVTGVNWHAAMAYAKWADKRLPTEAEWERAARGGLEGKEYPWGNELNRDMANYGNRFGSPKSAGTYPANAYGLYDMSGNVWEWVLDAYEEDFYANSPRRNPVAGGSIEDIINNFTTIENRRVIRGGAYDTDWEPNTEPIHVRVYSRSSYDALHSDYTFGFRCVKPVKL from the coding sequence ATGAAATATGAAAATAAAATTAAATTTCTTACCGCGTTGTTCCCAATTTTGCTTTTAGTTTTCACAATAAGTGGGGACGGTGAACCGCCGAAGGTGCCAGAGGGAATGGTACTGATTCCAGCAGGTGAGTTTCAGATGGGGAGTAATGACGCTGAAGCGGATGCCTCCGAAAAACCTGTACATACTGTCTATGTTGACGCATTCTATATGGATGTCCGAGAGGTGACAAATGCGGAGTTTAAAGCGTTTGTCGCTGCGAACCCAGACTGGCAAAAAGAGGCAGTTGTAGCAAAAAACCGTCATATCGCCACTTACTTCCCGAGTTGGAAAGGGGACAGCGTACTTGCGGGTAAAGATAATGAACCTGTTACCGGGGTGAATTGGCACGCCGCAATGGCGTATGCGAAGTGGGCAGACAAGCGTTTACCGACGGAGGCAGAATGGGAGCGAGCAGCCCGCGGCGGCTTGGAGGGAAAAGAGTATCCTTGGGGCAATGAACTAAATCGCGATATGGCAAACTACGGAAATAGGTTTGGTAGTCCCAAATCTGCCGGGACATATCCAGCGAACGCCTACGGTTTATATGATATGTCGGGTAATGTCTGGGAATGGGTTCTCGATGCGTATGAAGAGGATTTCTATGCGAATTCACCGCGGCGGAACCCAGTTGCTGGTGGCAGTATAGAGGATATTATAAATAACTTCACGACTATTGAAAATAGGCGTGTCATACGCGGCGGTGCTTACGATACGGATTGGGAGCCTAACACTGAACCGATACATGTGCGTGTCTACTCTCGATCATCGTATGATGCTTTGCACTCGGACTACACTTTCGGATTTCGGTGTGTAAAGCCAGTAAAGCTCTAA
- a CDS encoding glutamate mutase L, which yields MNKPAGDIRSILATDCGSTTTKAILIEKRGDEYQLIVRGEAPTTVEAPVEDVTAGVINAITEVEELAGRKLLDNGVIIKPQSGDTGVDVYISTSSAGGGLQMMVAGVVRNLTGESAERAALGAGAIVMDVIASNDKRLPHEKIERIRHLRPDMLLLSGGVDGGTTSHVVELAEIIAAARPRPRLGIAYELPLIYAGNIDARESIQERLQDVMALQTVDNLRPVLERENLMPTRHKIQEQFLEHVMAHAPGYKRLIDWTDAPIMPTPGAVGEIIQTVSAQQDIEVVGVDIGGATTDVFSVFKNKEAAPIFNRTVSANLGMSYSVSNVLAEAGLENVLRWVPFDIEVGDLRNRVKNKMIRPTTIPQTLQELILEQAIAREALRLAFEQHKQLAVELRGVQQQRTISEAFDQAESGQTLVNMLALDMLIGSGGVLSHAPRRQQAMLMMIDAFQPEGITHLAVDSIFMMPQLGVLAQVNPEAATHVFERDCLIHLGTAIAPIGKGHTGDECLTIEISGEDIPSTREDIQFGELRRYPLPLGEKATLKLQPARRFDLGAGNGNAIETEAIGGVVGLVVDTRGRPLEMTTDPEQRVAQLTKWQTALDAYPTE from the coding sequence ATGAACAAACCAGCGGGCGATATCCGCTCTATTCTTGCCACGGATTGTGGCAGCACAACTACCAAGGCGATTCTGATTGAAAAACGCGGCGACGAGTATCAACTCATCGTGCGTGGTGAAGCACCTACTACTGTTGAGGCACCTGTCGAAGATGTAACCGCAGGCGTTATTAACGCCATCACCGAAGTTGAGGAACTTGCTGGACGCAAACTCCTTGATAACGGTGTTATCATAAAACCACAAAGCGGGGACACCGGTGTTGATGTCTATATTTCGACGAGTAGTGCTGGAGGTGGGTTGCAGATGATGGTAGCGGGTGTTGTCCGTAACCTGACAGGCGAAAGCGCGGAACGTGCTGCGCTCGGTGCTGGTGCGATCGTCATGGATGTCATCGCTTCTAACGACAAACGGCTTCCACATGAAAAAATCGAGCGCATTCGACATCTCCGACCTGATATGTTACTCCTCTCTGGCGGGGTTGACGGTGGGACGACTTCACACGTCGTTGAATTGGCTGAGATTATCGCCGCTGCACGTCCGAGACCACGGCTCGGTATCGCTTATGAACTCCCTCTTATCTATGCTGGGAATATAGACGCACGAGAATCGATTCAGGAACGCTTGCAAGATGTCATGGCACTCCAGACGGTAGATAACCTGCGTCCCGTTTTAGAGCGTGAAAACCTGATGCCGACACGCCATAAAATTCAGGAACAGTTCCTTGAGCATGTCATGGCGCACGCCCCGGGTTACAAACGACTCATCGACTGGACAGATGCCCCGATTATGCCGACCCCTGGGGCAGTGGGTGAAATCATCCAGACGGTCTCTGCACAACAGGATATTGAAGTGGTTGGTGTAGACATCGGCGGTGCAACGACGGATGTCTTTTCTGTCTTTAAAAATAAAGAGGCAGCACCGATCTTTAACCGGACCGTGAGTGCGAACCTCGGTATGAGTTACAGTGTCTCAAATGTCCTCGCTGAAGCCGGTTTGGAAAACGTGCTCCGATGGGTACCGTTCGATATTGAAGTGGGGGATCTGCGTAATCGTGTCAAGAACAAGATGATTCGTCCGACAACGATTCCGCAAACCTTGCAAGAGTTAATCCTGGAGCAAGCGATTGCGCGTGAGGCGCTCAGACTTGCCTTTGAACAGCACAAACAACTCGCAGTTGAGTTGCGGGGTGTGCAGCAACAGCGCACGATCTCTGAAGCCTTTGATCAGGCGGAAAGTGGTCAGACGCTTGTGAATATGCTTGCTTTGGATATGCTCATCGGAAGCGGTGGCGTTTTATCGCACGCGCCGCGTCGGCAGCAGGCGATGCTCATGATGATAGATGCGTTTCAACCCGAAGGCATAACCCATCTCGCCGTTGACAGCATCTTCATGATGCCCCAACTCGGTGTGCTTGCGCAAGTCAATCCTGAAGCGGCTACACACGTCTTTGAACGCGACTGTCTTATCCACTTAGGCACCGCTATTGCTCCGATCGGTAAAGGGCATACTGGCGATGAGTGTCTGACTATCGAAATCAGTGGTGAAGATATACCGTCAACACGTGAAGACATTCAGTTCGGTGAACTCCGTCGCTACCCGCTGCCATTGGGCGAGAAAGCGACATTGAAGCTCCAACCTGCACGTCGGTTTGATCTCGGGGCGGGGAACGGGAACGCCATTGAAACCGAGGCGATAGGCGGTGTTGTTGGTTTGGTTGTTGATACGCGCGGCAGACCGCTTGAAATGACCACGGACCCCGAACAACGCGTCGCGCAGCTCACGAAGTGGCAAACCGCTTTAGATGCTTATCCAACCGAATAA
- a CDS encoding BatD family protein, with protein sequence MRRIGKPQRKTIRVIFTVLLCLSGLLTTDLCLVAAAAQPIINVAAVVNPRQIQLDEKARLDLTLSGDTAIAHIEAPKFNFLPAFLAVPLHSETTPRLESNKIAVSMAWAYELIPQAIGDFSLSDVRFAYQGNTYFANPGSIRVSGANTYTDVSTRSVHQVEAEVSTAEPYLNAPLTYTFRYLYTAVLPTQASPTPQLPTFPDFLVEELPPLSPQTQRIRGRTFWVQEQVRRLYPQRTGQLVIEPATLILPIPRGRKTLKTNPLKLTVQPLPETGKPSQFSGAVGEYQISAYADRSAIEAGRALTLSVQISGRGSMQTVTAPQLPAIPGVVVNGPNLVEGSAPTTRTYAYALIPARSGTLRIPAIAYIYFDPSRAVYATVQTNPIPVSVRPNPNDAVGVVDTESSRWWIWIVLLVVLSFGVLVASFLWYRVRFQRATDTAVNATTGTVPVNNNEPKGRSGRQAETETAPPISEARDALIALARNDATDAATAFANTLAQTLYQYLEDTLGLAQRNIDTAREVCVQAGVPEATLEELVDLLTKCDYHRFAPVPLTANERRTLIARAEAVISELAVR encoded by the coding sequence GTGAGAAGGATTGGTAAACCGCAAAGAAAAACGATCCGTGTTATTTTCACGGTACTTCTCTGCCTATCCGGGCTTCTCACCACTGACCTGTGTCTGGTAGCAGCGGCTGCGCAGCCTATTATCAATGTCGCTGCTGTGGTAAATCCACGTCAGATTCAGCTTGACGAGAAGGCACGGTTGGACCTCACGCTTTCAGGGGATACCGCTATCGCGCACATTGAGGCACCGAAGTTCAATTTCCTGCCTGCGTTTCTCGCGGTCCCGCTACATTCCGAAACGACACCCCGATTGGAATCAAATAAGATTGCCGTTTCTATGGCGTGGGCGTATGAACTGATTCCACAGGCAATCGGCGACTTTTCACTCTCCGATGTCCGTTTTGCCTACCAAGGCAACACCTATTTCGCGAATCCCGGGTCCATCCGCGTCAGTGGTGCCAACACTTATACGGATGTTTCGACGCGGAGCGTTCATCAAGTTGAAGCCGAGGTGAGTACCGCCGAACCGTATCTCAATGCCCCGCTGACATATACCTTTCGCTATCTCTATACCGCGGTGCTGCCGACGCAAGCGTCGCCAACCCCACAGCTCCCAACGTTCCCCGACTTCTTAGTTGAGGAACTCCCACCGCTGTCCCCACAGACGCAGCGGATTCGTGGGAGAACATTTTGGGTGCAGGAACAGGTGCGCCGGTTATATCCACAGCGGACAGGACAACTTGTCATCGAACCTGCAACATTAATACTCCCGATTCCTCGTGGACGTAAGACGTTGAAAACGAACCCCTTGAAATTGACTGTCCAACCGCTGCCCGAAACTGGAAAGCCTTCGCAGTTCAGCGGTGCCGTCGGCGAATACCAAATTTCCGCTTATGCGGATCGGAGTGCTATTGAAGCGGGACGTGCGCTGACGTTGTCCGTGCAGATCTCTGGACGGGGCAGCATGCAAACGGTCACAGCACCTCAACTGCCAGCGATACCGGGTGTTGTTGTGAACGGACCCAACCTCGTTGAAGGCTCTGCACCGACAACTCGAACTTACGCGTATGCCTTAATTCCTGCTCGATCGGGAACGCTGCGTATCCCTGCTATTGCCTATATCTACTTCGATCCAAGCCGGGCGGTTTATGCAACGGTACAGACGAACCCTATTCCTGTCTCCGTGCGTCCAAATCCGAATGATGCCGTTGGTGTTGTTGATACCGAGTCTTCACGGTGGTGGATATGGATAGTATTATTGGTGGTGCTGAGTTTCGGTGTGTTGGTTGCAAGTTTTCTCTGGTACCGTGTTAGGTTTCAGAGGGCTACGGATACGGCAGTAAACGCGACGACCGGAACGGTGCCGGTTAACAACAACGAACCGAAAGGACGCAGCGGAAGACAGGCGGAAACGGAAACCGCACCGCCTATTTCAGAAGCACGTGATGCGCTTATAGCACTCGCCCGCAACGATGCTACAGATGCAGCGACGGCGTTTGCGAATACACTCGCACAGACATTGTATCAATATCTTGAGGACACACTTGGGTTGGCACAACGCAATATTGACACGGCGCGCGAGGTCTGCGTGCAAGCCGGTGTCCCCGAGGCTACACTTGAAGAGCTCGTTGATCTCCTTACGAAATGTGATTACCATCGCTTCGCACCCGTGCCGCTCACGGCGAACGAGCGTCGCACGTTAATCGCACGCGCCGAAGCAGTTATCAGCGAATTAGCCGTCAGGTAA
- a CDS encoding TIM barrel protein — MPINQSICFGGFSRGRDPVEVIKKAADIGYKSVEMLPAEYWSVVQDHGMRIAIIVGHASLPSGLNDPSNHDRIEDEILKNIDIAAENNIPGLICFSGNREGRSEEEGRDNTIAGLSRVTKYAEEKGINLCVELLNSKVNHPDYQCDTTAWGVEVCKGVGSPRAQLLYDIYHMQIMEGDLIRNITDYSDYIGHYHTAGNPGRHDLDDEQEIYYPAVMRAIVNTGYELYVGHEFGPKGDAFDAMQHAYDVCNV; from the coding sequence ATGCCAATTAATCAATCCATCTGTTTTGGCGGTTTTAGTCGGGGTAGAGACCCTGTAGAGGTTATCAAGAAAGCCGCTGACATCGGTTATAAATCTGTTGAGATGCTTCCCGCAGAATACTGGTCCGTCGTGCAAGACCACGGGATGCGGATTGCGATTATCGTAGGGCACGCGTCCCTGCCGTCCGGATTGAACGATCCAAGCAACCATGATCGGATAGAGGATGAAATCCTCAAGAACATCGACATCGCAGCGGAAAACAATATCCCCGGACTCATCTGTTTCTCCGGTAATAGAGAGGGTAGATCAGAAGAAGAGGGACGCGATAACACAATCGCAGGGTTGTCCCGCGTCACGAAATATGCTGAAGAAAAAGGGATTAACCTCTGCGTTGAACTCCTCAACAGCAAAGTCAACCACCCCGATTATCAATGCGACACGACAGCGTGGGGTGTTGAAGTCTGCAAGGGTGTCGGTTCACCACGGGCGCAGCTCCTCTACGACATCTACCACATGCAGATTATGGAAGGCGACCTCATCCGTAACATCACAGACTACAGCGATTACATCGGGCATTACCATACTGCCGGTAATCCGGGCAGACACGACCTCGATGACGAGCAGGAGATTTACTATCCTGCCGTGATGCGCGCCATTGTAAACACCGGATACGAACTCTACGTAGGGCACGAATTCGGTCCCAAAGGTGATGCCTTTGACGCCATGCAACACGCGTATGACGTATGTAACGTCTAA